AACCTACACAGATCGAAGTTCTCTCCACGGCTGGCAATGGCATGCCGCTGAGGGTTTCGAGTCTCGACTCTCGATGACATGTGAGGGAGGCCTAGCACGAGTAGTACTAGCTGAAACTACCGGGGCTTCGGCACGGTGGCCCACTCCCAGCGAGAGATTGCTTTCCCGGTAGTAAAAGACAGGGACCGTCGCAGCAGAGCCATGCTCATCGTAGACACCCACACAGTCGGGGAGAGAGAGAAGCAGACATGCATGCAGGGGGCTGCTCTGTACGTGTACGCGGGCTGCTGTGCCAGGAGCAGTGCGCGCTGTGCGGACAAGAGAAAAAGCAGGGGAAACAGCTGACAGCCATTGCTCATTTGCTCCCTCCTCTCCTTTTGCCTCTCTGCCTTCTCTGCTCCGCGcgccttctctctcctcttcatTCAAAACCAAACGGAGTGGGCTGCTCTGCTCTCTGCTTagcctttcttttcttttctttgggagACACGCAGCCCCACACCTTGCCTTGCCGGCTTGCTTTGCTCCCTTCCCTTCTTCCTCGCTCCCTCCCTCCCCTCAAAGAGTACCACCGGCTACAACACTCTAGCTCCCAACCAAGCGAGCAATGGACGCGGATGGGGCCCACCAAGCTCCACCCAGGCCTCCATGGCCTCCTCGGAAGCACCAGGTGGACGCGGAGGAGAAGGTGAGGCCgtgctgtgtgtgtgtgtgtgtgtgttctacTTGCTTCCTCGTTGTTCTTGAGCTTGTGAGTTGCCCTTGTGGCGAAGTAGCACAACATACAAGCAGAGCATAGGCATGCGCAAGATACGTTTTTAGAACGGGCTGCAGGTGTCAGTTctagatttttttttttttgcgggtgctGGTTCTAGGTTTTCATCGTATAGATTTGGTTGCTAGCTGCTGTTTCCAGCAGCGCTGAATCAGCATCATCGTCGTAAGTCCACGTATATTAGCTAGACGGCTGAATTTGCCTGTCAAATATGGTTCCAACTTCAAGAAACAATGCATCATCAATGACGCAGAGGCCGGAGGCATgcctccatttccaaaaaaaaaacTTCAAGAAACAATGTTACAAACCGAAGTATTTGGCTACACAAAAGGTAGTCAGATGATTAGATCCAGCATGCGAGAACTTGATGTAGGCTACTACTTCTTTTAAGGTCACTAATTGGTTTAATCATCATCTTTGATGAGCCTCCAGTCGGACCATAGTACCGTTTGGTGGACGTACATTTCGTCTTACTGCACTCGTACTAGTCCTAGTGCTAGTAGCCTAGTACTACGAGTACTTCGCACATTTCACTGGTGTGCGGTAGTTTAGCGCTTGGTAACTCTTACGTTTCATATTGCTATATTCTTTTGTCAAAGAACACAAGTAGAAAAACTTCAGCGTTACTTCTCTCTTGAATCGTTGGGTTCATAGTTAGGCGAAGATTTTGGAGTTAGGTCATGATTCTTCCAGAATGGGCTTATTTTAGTGCTTTGATGCTTTCATCAGTATATATGCCCTCGGGTGGTCTCTCTTTACCTAAATATTAGGCGATTTATTTATACTAGTTAACAGAAACATGTTCCTTAGCCACTAGGGTCACGCCAAGCCGCCAAATCTAGCTCTTTTCTTGAGCCACTGACTGCTAGTGTAGGCGAATAAAGGTTATTGCGCCTTGGTAAGTTATATTTTAGGTGACAGTGAAATGTCTCATCCCCTTTGTGATCTGCATTGCCTTGTGGCAAGAGGGCCTTATTGTGCACCCTTTGACATTATGGTATGTCGAAAAACCAGCTAGAATTGGAAAAGATACACTAATTGGGACCATCTTAAAATTTCTCACCATTCAAACATAGAATAAAAttatttgcttgtttttactAATTTTATTGTTCCCATCACTGTTTGTTTAAGTAGACTTCCAGTAACTGTGAGGCGACTTTACTAATATGATCAGGATGGAGTTTATGATCGATGTAGTATCAGGTAGCGTTGCATTAGAAAGTCGCATGTTCTCTATTGTCTTCTAGCACTGATCATTTTATCTTTTCTCAAAAGGTGAACCTGTGTTTTTCTCTCAAAACATAAAACACGGTAAACAAGAAGACGGCTTCAAATAAGAAATATGACAAATATTTTTCAGAAGAAACAAGAAGACAAAAGGCTCATACTTGTGTTGCAATTGTTATTACGTAGACTTAAGACTAGAGAAATTCCTCTTGGCATCTCATTGCAAAGTGAAGACACCACATTTTCCCCTGACCAGCCTATGCATGTCATTTTTGTCTTTTACTTTGTTACAGCATTGAAATGCCAGAAAGTGCAAACTTGTAGATTTATGTGGCTCCTGTTTCAATTACTCATCTTCTACCTTTTTTCATATATATACACGATTTGCGTGCCCTACTAAAGGTCCTTCTGTTAGGACCATAGCCATCAACTCACTTTAAAGCAATCATTGTTTGCTTTATTTctattttttttagtttttctaAGAATCCTGATTGTTTTTAGAAGTATGGATTCATTTCCTCGCTTCCTAGAAGATCATTGCACAGTGAGCTTGTGGAGTTACGCCCTGATATGTTGGTGTAGATCAAACAAAACCACTCTGATATTTAGTTTTTCTTAGATGCCATAGAGTCACTTCTCTTCAACTAAATTTCTTTACAAGAAGATGTGGCACCCAAGGTGTGGATTTCTTGCTCCCGGGCTTCATGGAGAGCCTTTTTTTTTTAATCGAAAGTGAGAGTTTTAGGTTTCATAAAGTTCTGAAACTAAATACACACATACCTAGCACTTCTTGCAGCCATATTGTGAAAAAGAAAACGCCCTTAAGGTTGACGTGTACATATTGGCAAAACTAAACTTTTCATTATGCTTATTTGACCTTAAGGTTATAAGCTTATGAGCCGCCGACAAACCATGAAAAAAAGCATTATTCTCTCTGCATGTGTCCATATCAACAAACACTTTGGGTCCtgggttttttttttttgaaattcagTTTGGGTCGTATCCTAGCTTATATAATGGGTATGTCCATAATCTAAGTGGGTCCAGCTGAAAGCTAAGTGGTGACCTTATGCACTAGAGATGCTTATATAGGATAACTCATGGGGTTGGCTATTCTGAATGGCGTCGTGCTGCAGTGTAATTTTGTTATCCCAATTAACATGAGATTTTTATCTTCTCCTGATTTGCAGGTGCCAGGCCCGCGTTGATCACTCGGAGGAGCCGGGCGTCCACCGGTGGTGACGCCTGCTCGATCAAAGAGCGAGGGAGGGAGGAGAAGTCGGGAATGAAGCCGTATTGGTCCGGGAGCGTATACATAGTACTCATATTCTTTTGCGTAACGTTAGACAGTACTACCAGATGGTATAAGTTTCAGTTTTCAGGTAGAGGTGCAATCAGTAACTGGCCAGCTAAGCCTGCCTATTCTTTGAATTTCTATCTACTCTACTATTCGCGCTGCGTCTTTATTCCAATCGAATCCATGGTCCGGCCGTGGTGTGGTTGCACACTGACTTAGCAATTTTCACGCAGTCTAAGGTGTGACGCTAGCTAGGCGTGTAACGCGTGTTAGTCAAGCGCTGCACAATGTAGTGTGGCGCTCTGCTGTCCGGCGTTACAGGGTTTGCGGAGTGATTTTTTTTTCTCTTCAGTTTGTGAATTGATTTCGACCACAAGTCATATTTGTCGTTTTTGCCCTGTCTGTGTATCTTGCCATCTAGGAGTAGTCTTCAGCAGCGCTTCAACTGTACCGGAGTGGGACTCGTCGAGTCTGAAAATAGGCCAAACTGTAAGAAGTCTTGACTCTTGAGGTGAACACCGCAGTCCTCTTTGCCAACCCTACTCTGGCTACAATTCAGGTGCTTTGTAGAGCTCACGGTAAGTTTTCCCAAATGGCAAGTGCCACACGTCAGGTGCATAGCACTCGGGCCCTGACGTCTTTCGGTGGCAATTTCAATCACGCAAGGTTGACAAATTCCGGCGACAGACGGCAAGCTTCTATCAAAAATATACTTAAGCATGAAGTTGTCATGCTTGTCAACTAAAGTTGACATCCTTCGATTTTCCATACGCTCGTATCTGACGTGTGACTATTATCAGGGTTCTAAGTTTTGGGATTACTTTCCAAATGCTCGATGCACAATATTGTCCActccaagcactccagggcatgTCCGAGGCTCCGGGGACGTCTGCAAATAGCTTTGCTGAGCAGCATGATACACACACAGTCAAGAGTGCAGTCACAGTACACCGACCAAACTATCTAAAAATGGCACGGGATGGCTGCGCCATGTTAGCCTTCATTTGGGGGGGCAACACGTCTAGAACTAGATGATACATTTACATGATTAAGTTGCTGCTTCTTGGACAGGGGCATGGATAAATGCCATTCTTGTACCTCCATTCTTCTCCAAACGCCCTCATCGCAGATGAATAACTGCGGACAAGTTAAATTAATCAGGTGCCATAATCTaggtggctcgagaaagtaaaaCGCCACATAACATCTTTTTGTTTATTTGATGGATCGTGAAATTTCGAGCTAGCAGGAGAAACAGAGCCACAATGATTAACCTTGGTGTCACTCCGGATGGGCAAAGCGAAATGTACAGGTCTAAAGCATTACCATTATGGTGGTAATTAGTTATATGTGCAAGAGTTGTACTATGGTGGATAAAAATGCACAAGCACGCATATGTATGCTGATACGTGTGTGTATATAGTACATCTAAATTTTAGTCTTCATTCTTCAACGTCTGTGATTAATAGCCCTAGTGTAATTTAAGTAATCGGTCAGCTGCATGGCAAAAGTCGCATCCTAGTAGAATTATTATTGTACTCTCTCCGTccagaaatacttgtcatcaaaatgaataaaaagggttgtatctagatgtatattagttctagatacatccctttttatccattttgatgacaagtattttcggacggagggagtatcaatTTGAGCTCACCACGCAGAATAAGAAGGCAAATACGGAGTACATGCTATATACACAATTAGTTTATCACTAGTATTTGCAAACAAACAGATAATCTGTTTACACCAACTGTCCAAAACACATACTTGGCAATCCATACAAATACCAGTTCCATTTAATTATAAGATTACTTATAGGAGAAGCTCACAAGGAAAAAGAGGCCCGTTTTGTTTTACACAACAGCAAAAGTGCAAGTTTCACTTTCTGGTAAAAAAAACACAAGTTTGTGCTTAGTGTCACTAGCATGCGGGCCTGTGCATTATGACCTAAAGTGGCATTTCAAGTTGAATTGGTATGGATCAAAAATCAAAATGCCTTAGATAGTAATTCAAGAAGGGCGAGATAAAGAAACAAAATAAGTTGAAACGAGTTGCTCCCAATATACTCACCTAATTCGGTGCCACAATAAGTTCGTCGCCACGTGGCACTTTATCATCTGCATGGCCATCTGAATTAGCAACTGTAGAAACACACAGGAAACCAATCATTGGTAAGTGCACATGAGTATACAAGAGTAAAACTAAGTTCATACTATATCTGTAAGACTCAGTGATACCTTCTGTGTCTGCACGTAACCAATCTTGCGCGCAGACCAATCCCTCAACCGTTGAAGGGTCCATAGTACTGAGATACTCATTCAGCACCCGGGCTTCACTGTCCAGTGGGATGATAGATACAGGGATAGCAAGAATATCACGGGCCATTTGAGAAAGGACAGGATACTTTGCCGCAAAAGACTTCCACCATCCCAGGATGTCAAAATTATCTTGATTCCCTTCTTTTTGACGATAGACAGCTTCCTCAAGATACAAGTCCAAGTCAGACTTGAAGGACTGGCCTGACGATGACTCCTGAATATACTGATCAAGTCCCCGTCGGGCATCTGATAATGTGATGCGAGAGAAGGTCTTAGAGTCATTTCCATTGTTGTACACAGAGCTCATGCAAGAACTACTGTTTCCAGCGTAGAAGAGAACGGCTGGATTTTTCAATGAATCTGCTGAATGTTCATACTCATTGCACAGGCTGGTAAAGGTTTGCTTGATGGCTTCTATTGTTGCCTTTGCTGTAAATTGGTCATTTCCATAAATCAGCTGAAAAAAATACTCAATTGACTTCATCTTGTACCGAGGATCCAGTATGGATGCAAATGCCATTACTGGCCTAGTAAGATCCCAGTATCCCTCGAACTTTTTCAGCATTCGGCCAGCCACTTGTGCAACAACAGGAGATGGACTATTGCGCCAGGTGTTCAAAAGAACCTGGATCTCACACATGTCATTGAAATATAGGTTTGCGGTTGGGTTTTCCACTGGAAACTTCTCCATTGTATTATTGAGCGCGTCAAGTATTTCAGTGAGGGCTTTCACATCAGCCCACTCCTTAGCGGTCAAGAAAGCAGCATAATTTGCTTCCTGTTCTGCAAGGCGCACAAGCACATCGTGATAATAGCATGCAGAATCAAACATTAAGTAAGTGGACGGCCAGTTGTTTGGAGAATCAAGAACTAACAGTTTTTGGTCAATCTGCAGCAGCTTTGCGGTATCTAGAAACTTTTGAAGCCTTTCTTGTGAGAACTTGACATTCTGAATCATCTCACGGACTCTATTAATTATGTCAGATGTCTGTTCCAAGCTTTCTTCAACTGTGAGATTCAGAATATGTGCACAAGAGCGCACATGGAACAAATTTCCGTTTAACAGGAGAAGTCTCCTAGGCTGCATAACTCTGAGAAGTTCTGTGGCAACAATGTCACCAGAGGTGCAATTGTCTAGCACAACAGAAGCTACCTTCCTTTCAATACCCCACTGTTGTAACTTCTCCAGAATGAGATTGGCAATCTGATTGGCTGTAAAATGTTCCTCGACATGCACAAAGTTAAGAATTTTTTTCCTAAGTTTCCATTCATCGCCGGAATGATCAATGTAGTGGCAGGTCAAACACAAGTAGTCCATCTGTGTACTCGATCGCCACATATCAACTGACATGCTAACCCGGCAAGGGGTCTTGAGGAGCACATCCTGGAGCTTCAGCCTCTCGCTTTCATAAATTGCCATGCTATCAGCTCTCACTATGTCATATGACACCATGCTAAACTGTGGCTGGAGATTCTTGACGAACTTTCGAAACCCCAGATCATCCACTATTGAAAACCGGTAGCCATGCTGGACAATCATACGGGCAAGGTCTTGCCGGCTGAGTTCTTGATCAAAGTGTGTGCTATCATTGTCATTGTCCTCACCAGAGGCATGTCCATCGCCAGGCTGCCCAGTGGATGTTTTGTTGTGGAGAATACGGCGCACAATCAGCTTCCGACGCTTACCAGCACGGCGTGTAGAGGTGGTGGTGCATATCGCAAGGTGGTTGCGTAGGTGTGTGGTGCCTG
The Aegilops tauschii subsp. strangulata cultivar AL8/78 chromosome 3, Aet v6.0, whole genome shotgun sequence genome window above contains:
- the LOC109762299 gene encoding zinc finger BED domain-containing protein RICESLEEPER 1, with protein sequence MLAPAAMEVTIDGTVSTTLASVNAVHNPRARKLRSAVWQDFTKERRADGNCVAICNHCKKQLTATSRSGTTHLRNHLAICTTTSTRRAGKRRKLIVRRILHNKTSTGQPGDGHASGEDNDNDSTHFDQELSRQDLARMIVQHGYRFSIVDDLGFRKFVKNLQPQFSMVSYDIVRADSMAIYESERLKLQDVLLKTPCRVSMSVDMWRSSTQMDYLCLTCHYIDHSGDEWKLRKKILNFVHVEEHFTANQIANLILEKLQQWGIERKVASVVLDNCTSGDIVATELLRVMQPRRLLLLNGNLFHVRSCAHILNLTVEESLEQTSDIINRVREMIQNVKFSQERLQKFLDTAKLLQIDQKLLVLDSPNNWPSTYLMFDSACYYHDVLVRLAEQEANYAAFLTAKEWADVKALTEILDALNNTMEKFPVENPTANLYFNDMCEIQVLLNTWRNSPSPVVAQVAGRMLKKFEGYWDLTRPVMAFASILDPRYKMKSIEYFFQLIYGNDQFTAKATIEAIKQTFTSLCNEYEHSADSLKNPAVLFYAGNSSSCMSSVYNNGNDSKTFSRITLSDARRGLDQYIQESSSGQSFKSDLDLYLEEAVYRQKEGNQDNFDILGWWKSFAAKYPVLSQMARDILAIPVSIIPLDSEARVLNEYLSTMDPSTVEGLVCAQDWLRADTEVANSDGHADDKVPRGDELIVAPN